The Dongia rigui genome includes the window CTGCCATCAAGGCCTGCGTACCGACGACGGCCGCCAACCCGGCTGCGCCAAGCCAACCCGCCTCGTAAGACGTCAGAACGACAACACGCCACCTTCCTGCATGACCGTCACGTCGAGCACGTCATCGGGACCGGAAATGCCATAGACCGGGATAGCCGGCAGGCTGTTGTAGACGAACGGTGTCGAGAAATAATAGGCGGCGGTGTCGTGCAGCATCACGAAATCGCCGGGCTCCAACAGCGGTAGCGGCCGGCCATGCGCCACCACGTCGCCGGCAAAGCAGCAAGGGCCGGCGACATCCTGAACGACCTTCAACCCCGATTTGGGCCGCGCCTGCGCATCCAAGGCCGATACACGGATCTTCCACATGTCCGGCATGAACACGGTGCGTGTCGCTACCTGCGCACCGGCATGGGTAATGGCGATGGGGCGACCGCCCTGTTCCTTGGTGTATTCGACGCGCGCCAGGATGAATCCGGCCTTGGCCAGAACCGAGCGGCCGAACTCGGTGATGACGCGAAACTCGCCGGCGAACAGATCGGGCACCTCCTTGCGCAAGGCCGCGACGTAATCACCAAAGCTCGGCGTCACGGCCTCGCTCTCGAAGTTGACCGGCAAGCCGCCACCGATATCGAGCGTCGCGATCTGCTTGCGGCCCAGGCGCTGATTGATTTCGCGTGCCAGATTGAAGGTCTTGGCGATACCGGCGGCAATGAGATCCAGCGGGCAACCCTGCGAGCCGACATGCGTGTGCAGCGCCGTCAGCCAGGGCCGGGTCTCATAGGCATCGAACACGCGCTGGCGATTATCGCCATCCTCAAGGCCAATGCCGAATTTCGAACTCTGTGTCGCCGTGCTCATCGCGGCGATGGAACCGCCGCCCACCTGCGGGTTGATGCGCAGGCCGATGATCGAGGCCGAGGTCTTCTTGCCCAGCCACGCATCGACGCGGGCCAGTTCTTGGAAATTGTCGATGTTGAGCGTGGCGCCGTGAGAGAGTGCTGCGTCGATTTCCCAGTTGGTCTTTGCCGGACTGTCGAAGACGATCTCGCCGGCGACAAAGCCGGCCTTGACCGCCGCCTGATATTCGCCGGGGCTCGCCACCTCGCAAGCCATGCCCCATTTGCGCACGAGGTCCAGGACCGTCGGCATCGTATTGGCCTTGGCGGCAAACGCATGGGTAAAGAAATTGGGGAAGCTGGAGCGCAGATCGTTGATGGTCGCATAGAGCGCGTCGGTGTCGATAACGCCAATCAGCGGCGCATCCTCGACCAGCAGACCATCTTGAAAGGCGCGTGCCGCGATCGCGGCCTTGCGCGGTGAAATGGTATCGTCCATCCCAGCTATCCCTGAAAGCGCAAACACAGGGCGTCATAGAGACGGCAACGAGAGAGGAAAGGCAAGACTATTGACGTAATTTCAGCCCTGCAGTGCCGGCATGCCTGAGCTAACCGTCAACCACCGCCTGCAGATGCTTGCCGAAATCGGCCTGCCCCATCAGTTTCTTGCAGCGCTCGAAGCGGTTGACGGCATAGGCCCAGAAATCATCCGCCGGGTTCTGGTTGACGTGCTGGATGATGCCCCAGAGCGTCCAGAGCAGGTCGCACATCGCCTTATAGAGCACCATGCGGCCGCGATCCGCCGGCAGCACCTTGCCGCCGAAATAAGCTTCCAACAGGATCTCGTCCTGTTCCGCACCGAACGCCGCCTCGACCGATACATCTCCCAGGTCCCACATGGGATCGTTGTTGCCGGCATATTCCCAGTCGATCACATGTACGACCTTCCCCGTGTCGAGGAAGTTTTCCGCCAGTGGATCGCAGTGACAGGGCACATTCGGCAACGACCGCTTGCCAAGGGCCACGCGTACGCTCTCCGCCTCCCGCTTCACATCATGGTAGCCGTCGGGCAGAGGTGCTGCTTTCTTTTCCAGGATGCCGAGATACTCATCGATCATCTGGAAGAGTTCGAAGCGGTTGAGGAAGGGCCGGCCGCTGTCATGCACCTTGCGCAAAGCCTCGGCCGAGCGCCGCACGGAGCCGAGATCCTTGAAGCGCTCCACATTCAACGTGGCAGCGCCATCGATAAAGCCCGCCAGTTGCACGCCGTCGGTCTCATCAAAGAAGATCAGCGGCGCATTGACGCCAATATCCGAGGTGACGCGCGCTGCATGCGCCTCGTTCCTGCGCGAAATGTACTCGCTGGTCCCCTCACCTGGAATGCGCAGGACGAATTTACCCTTGGGCGTGCGCAGTAGATAGTTTCGGTTGGTAAGGCCACCCAGACGTTCGGCATTGACCTCGCTGACGCCAAGACCTGCCAAAAGCGGAATCCGCCGCATGGCGTCATGGATGATCTTCTCGTCTTGCATCTTCCGCCCCCTTACGCCTTCAGCCGCTCGTTCTTGGGATCATAGAGCGGACCATCATGCCGCGTCGCCGGCGATTGTTCCGTGAACGATTCAACCGTGAAGTTCTGCGCAATGGCGAGTTCAACGGGTAAATAGGCATAGGCGACCGATCTGCCCAACGTGTAGCTGAAATTGCCACTGGTCGTGACACCAACCACCTTGCCGTCATGTATCACCGCCTCGCCACCATAGAGCGGCAGCGGCTTCTCCAGGACGAAGGTACAGAGCTTCTGTTTAACACCAGCCTCTTTTTGCTTTGCCAAGACATCGCGGCCAATGAAGTTGCCTTTCTTCAGATTGACGCGGAAGCCAAGGCCGGCTTCATAGGGCGAATAGTCCGGCGTGATATCCGACGACCAATAGAGATAACCCTTTTCCATGCGTAGGGAATCGATCGCGCGATAGCCGACATCGGCGATGCCATGCTTCTCGCCCGCCTCGCGCAGAACGTCATAGACATGGGCGGCGTACTCGGTCGGCGCGTGCAACTCCCAGCCCAGTTCACCCACATAGCCAATGCGGATCGCGAGGACGGGCGCCGCGCCAACCGTGAGGCGACGGCAGGTCGAAAACGGGAAGGCGGCGTTGGAGATATCTTCTTCGGCCACGGCTGCCAGCACGTCGCGGGATTTCGGCCCGCAGATATTGATCACGGCGCGGGCCGAGGTCATATCGACTATCTGCACCGACCCATCGCGTGGCAGATGGCTTTCGATCCATTGCTTGTCATGCAGGCCAAAGGCACTGCCGGTGACGAAATAGAAGCGGTCCTCCGCGACACGCGAAAAAGTGAGATCGCATTCTATGCCGCCCTTCGGGTTGCACAGCTGGGTATAGACCGTGCTGCCCACCGGCTTGTTCATGTCGGACACGGCGAGATTCTGCAGCGCCGCCAGCGCGCCGGACCCGATGACCTCGTATTTCGCGAAAGATGTCTGGTCGATCAACGCTACGCCACCGCGCACCTTCTTATGCTCGGCACCGACATGGGCGAACCAATTGGTCTTGGCTCGGTCGAAGGCCGGCTCATCGATGGCTTTCACGCCAGCCGGGGCAAACCAGTTGGGCCGTTCCCAGCCACCGCGCGAGCCGAAGACGGCGCCGCGGCTTTTCAGCGTTTCATAGAGCGGTGAGCGGCGGATGCCGCGCATCGTCTCATGCTCGTCGCCCGGGCGATGCAGCTTGTAGTGATGGCCGTAAAGCTCCACCGCCCGCGGATACATGAAGTGGCGCGTGTTGTGGTGAAAATTGAAGCGCCGCACATCGAGCGGCCACAGGTTGAGGCTGGGCGACCCTTCCGCGATCCACTCCGCCATCATCCGGCCGGCGCCACCGCCGGCAGCGATCCCATAGAGGAAGCCGGCCGAGACGAAAAAGTTGTCGAGCTCCGGCGCCTTGCCCATCACGAAATCGGAATCCGCCGAATAGGGGATCGGGCCGTTGATCAATTCGCGCACGCCGACGGTGTTGATGATGGGTGTCCGCTTGCCACCGAGCTTGGCGAGCATTTCAAAGCGCTCGAAATTACCCGGCAGCAGTT containing:
- a CDS encoding choline/ethanolamine kinase family protein, giving the protein MQDEKIIHDAMRRIPLLAGLGVSEVNAERLGGLTNRNYLLRTPKGKFVLRIPGEGTSEYISRRNEAHAARVTSDIGVNAPLIFFDETDGVQLAGFIDGAATLNVERFKDLGSVRRSAEALRKVHDSGRPFLNRFELFQMIDEYLGILEKKAAPLPDGYHDVKREAESVRVALGKRSLPNVPCHCDPLAENFLDTGKVVHVIDWEYAGNNDPMWDLGDVSVEAAFGAEQDEILLEAYFGGKVLPADRGRMVLYKAMCDLLWTLWGIIQHVNQNPADDFWAYAVNRFERCKKLMGQADFGKHLQAVVDG
- a CDS encoding GcvT family protein, encoding MSGRQHAEILIIGAGIIGCSIAYHLTRMGKTDVVILEKSGITHGATWHAAGLVGQLRSSRNVTRMLRHSVELYDKLEAETGMAIDWKKYGSLRLACSTEREMENKRSLTMAKSFGLEMNELSPKEAQDLFPIMSTEDVRSAVYIPSDGYIDPAGVCQALAKGAKDKGARIIIGERVTGMTVENRRVSVVKTDKGEWTCDIVVNCAGMWGHEVGDLAGVRIPSFAVEHQYLITDPLPDVPKKMPTMRDPDHLVYYKPEVRGLVIGGYEPDTLPFAPGGIPRHFAQELLPGNFERFEMLAKLGGKRTPIINTVGVRELINGPIPYSADSDFVMGKAPELDNFFVSAGFLYGIAAGGGAGRMMAEWIAEGSPSLNLWPLDVRRFNFHHNTRHFMYPRAVELYGHHYKLHRPGDEHETMRGIRRSPLYETLKSRGAVFGSRGGWERPNWFAPAGVKAIDEPAFDRAKTNWFAHVGAEHKKVRGGVALIDQTSFAKYEVIGSGALAALQNLAVSDMNKPVGSTVYTQLCNPKGGIECDLTFSRVAEDRFYFVTGSAFGLHDKQWIESHLPRDGSVQIVDMTSARAVINICGPKSRDVLAAVAEEDISNAAFPFSTCRRLTVGAAPVLAIRIGYVGELGWELHAPTEYAAHVYDVLREAGEKHGIADVGYRAIDSLRMEKGYLYWSSDITPDYSPYEAGLGFRVNLKKGNFIGRDVLAKQKEAGVKQKLCTFVLEKPLPLYGGEAVIHDGKVVGVTTSGNFSYTLGRSVAYAYLPVELAIAQNFTVESFTEQSPATRHDGPLYDPKNERLKA
- a CDS encoding type III PLP-dependent enzyme domain-containing protein, whose amino-acid sequence is MDDTISPRKAAIAARAFQDGLLVEDAPLIGVIDTDALYATINDLRSSFPNFFTHAFAAKANTMPTVLDLVRKWGMACEVASPGEYQAAVKAGFVAGEIVFDSPAKTNWEIDAALSHGATLNIDNFQELARVDAWLGKKTSASIIGLRINPQVGGGSIAAMSTATQSSKFGIGLEDGDNRQRVFDAYETRPWLTALHTHVGSQGCPLDLIAAGIAKTFNLAREINQRLGRKQIATLDIGGGLPVNFESEAVTPSFGDYVAALRKEVPDLFAGEFRVITEFGRSVLAKAGFILARVEYTKEQGGRPIAITHAGAQVATRTVFMPDMWKIRVSALDAQARPKSGLKVVQDVAGPCCFAGDVVAHGRPLPLLEPGDFVMLHDTAAYYFSTPFVYNSLPAIPVYGISGPDDVLDVTVMQEGGVLSF